The genomic segment ATAATTTGTAGGGTGAACAGTGTTAAAATGATAGGAGACATTATTGTGTTACTATGAGTAAGTATGACTGTTATTTACTATGAAGTGTCAGAGTGATTATTAATAGTCTTATGGAAGAAAAACATTTTGTACTGTTGTAAATGGGTATTATTTAGTCAGTATTACtagtttttattgattttagcaTCATAATACCTACACTGTCAATATAATTGCCATCATTACTGTGTGTGAACTATATTGTATTAGTATGTTTAAGTAAGCATCACTCTGTTATTTATAATATTAAGTGTTCTATTAGTATGTTTAAGTAAGCATCACTGTGTTATTACAATATTAAGTTTTATTACCTAGTTTTAGCTCTACACATCCTTAACATTAAGTTAATTGTGCAATAGCAGAAATAACAAATGTTATGATATTTTTTGTAAATTATTGGCGGCTCTGCAGAGCACCACAAGTTGGTGGAGTGGAGCCTGATAaaccaaataaatataaaagataaagaagatgtgtgacatgagagagaatgagatggTGAAGCATGTGATGCTGGAGTGtatgaagtatgccagagacaggaatgagatgatacAAGTGGTGTTGAGGGAAATGGGGAATGTCAGAATGGAGAAGACTGTAAGGGAATGGATGCTGTTGGTGCTGGAACTATGtggagagatgaatgaaaagatgattgaggctgtgaaggagtttttggagaAAATGAGGTATCCTAGGTGTAGGAGTTAGTGGTGTGGTGTTTTCtgtttgctgtttttcttttgtcccTACAAGAGTTGCTGGTAAAAAAGGCCTGGCTctggagtaatcccaagccacctgtagcatcaagatcaagatgtaatggtgtaaatggattgagagagctgaagtgctgggtgaagaacagaatggattTCATGTGGATAGGAGAGCTGAgtacaatatgtttgtggtgaatgaaatgattgagaagaaaaagaaggatgggggtaaattgtacctaggttttctggatttagagaaagcttatgatagagtgaacataGAAATGTTCTATGTAGAGTGAAatgtagagtcttagaaaaaattggattgagtgcaaagatagttaacatagtgcaaagtatgtaggtggacacaagagctataTACAAACtaggagacagaaacagactgggtgaagaatgagagagaagttaggcaaggctgtatattgtcaccaaccctttttagcctgtatacagaggagtcAGCAGCTAGAATGAGAGGagtgaatgtaggggtaagtgtggagaatgataaaatatgtgtgctttttttatacagatgatgtagtggttatgagtgaatcaacagatgagcttcaaagtttgttggatgttgtgGATGGGTATGGAAAAAGTTTTGGAGtgaggtttagcagtgagaaaagcaaggtaatgattgtgaataggtcagaggatgaaagtaatgtggtatggagacttggagagaatgagttgaaacaggtgcaagaacacgagtacttagggatgtggatgagtcctagtggatgtggaaagacaaagaatgaaaagataagtatggtaaaccagtgggtaggtcgattgggaagcgcggcaaggatgagaacTAGTAAGTATGGTGtcttgagagaagtgtggaagagtgtggctgtgccaagtacgagtataatgtatggtatggacatgattgcatggaatgaaagtaaaATTGGTAAGTTAAGTAGCacagagtagcaaggatggcactgagtgcactgAGGTACACAGAAGtagaagccttgagaggtgatatgggatggagcacttttagggaaagactcacaaaagccacacttaggtacaagattaggtttgagagaatggatgatacaagaatagcaagaaaagtgtacctgtggaatgaaagcagaagcaaatggaggaagaggtgcatgagaatgacagcaGGAGTGGATTACAAGTGGTATGGACGATGAGAATgggaggaataaaaaatgaacgtgaatgggtggtaacaagaggaggcagagtaggagctgaatgggatgtgagaaaatagaagaatgagatagaaaaGTTAAATGTGTGGGActaaatgaatggaagaagaagaccctggaatggtacaaggagaaagaggtcccgatgtatgaaaggtggtatgacgggcggtgatctcttccgagcgagagcgcagtgtatggatgtgaacaGTGTGTGGATGTGAACAGATGGTCTGAATCCCGCGGctaagtgtgccagatgtgtggcATAGgtgaggatgagacggtggaacatgtggtggtggaatgtgtgaagtatgccagagacaggaatgagatgatacaagtgatactgactgagttagggcatgataggaatggaagtgtggagaagacaggaaaggagtggatgttcttgctgggactgtgtagagaggcgaatgatgggattgaggcggtgaaagagtttctggagagaatatGGAGAGCCAGATGTAGGAACAATTAGTGTAGAGGATGcagttcgtttctcttttttgttttttccccttctacaggagtcgCCGATCCAAAGGTCTGGCTTAGGAGTGATCCCGAACCACCTGTACCATTAAGATCAAGATCTAATCTCGCTAGAGGAACGGTTCTCAAGACAGCGCCAAAGAAAGGCgactatttttccttcacagGTTAATATTACTGTACCACAGAAGTCAAAATTCCGTGTGGGTATGGTACATTTATTCTTCTATCGAAATATCTCCAAAGACATTTGCTTTGTtgcccagttttttttttttttttttttttttttaaatataaaagTGTGAGGGCCTTGTGACTGAAGGATTTTTAGTTCGCTTTGCTGTAATCGGTTGTGCCTCATATTTTGCATTATTACAAATTCATTTTGGGTAagtctatattttccttccaaATAAAATTCAAGAAGACCTTATTTTACTGTTAAGCGTTATCACAATCACTATGTGTTATTAAATCATTAAGAAACATGACACTTTATTAAGATTTTCGGGGCGGACATCAGTATCGTTGCATTGAAGGTGAAGGGCCGACTTACTTTAACCAATAAATTACTCTATAGTGAATACTTCCCATCATAATATTACCTGGGACACCGTGAATCATTTATTTCtctacaatacaaaaaaaaaaaaaaaaaaaacgtggaattCGTAGTATTTACTGCGAATGATATGTCTATATCGTGCAGAACTGTGTGGGTAGGTTTCAAATattcgataaataataaataatagatgtGTTTTATACTTTCATAATGACAACTGATGGTCGTGCTTGCTCTGATAAGGATATCAGCCCAATAGACCCTTTCATACACgggtttgagcaaagataatAGTGGGTGTGGAACACAAAGTACGCTCCCGCACAGACGGGCACTTTTGGGTACGACACCACCAACCTAAGGTTCCTTGAATACTTAAGTTGTCGGTTCCTGCCTACCAGACTATGCACGTCTAGCTACATAAAAATGGTCATATcttgtctggagagagagagagagagagagagagagagagagagagagagagagagagacttttactGAAGTGACATAACAAAGCCTGGATGACAAGTTATTCACTTCTAAATGACATAAACTTAGGTAGCTACAGTGAACGCTGCTGCGGTCTCTGTGAGTGGAACTGAAGACGCCTTATCTGTTTAATAGTTCAGCTTCCTGATTACCGTTTGTGCAGTTTATGATAGAATTTAACAATGAATGATTTATTTGAAAACTTCCGTGGTTTGTATGCCGTATGTTTACCATAAGATATGACACACACTGTATTCAGGTTTAGTTATTGCTTACGTACTCATAGAAATTATAAGATATATCACATATGTATAAAACTGCTTGTCATATCTAGGGAAAATATTATATGTACTGATGAGTGGTAGATATTTTCCAGGAATTGTTGTCTAaggggtatgtgtgtgttcctgtgtagAAATtacttaaaaacaaaaataaaataatgaagcaCAAACGTGTAACATTACTTGCTGTTTTTAAGAAAAGTATGATATGATAGATACTGATGAGCAGTATATATTTTCCAGGGGCCATTGTCAAGGGCCGGGTGCGTAACGTTCACAACAGTCCTTCCCCCACTTCGCCGCCAAGATGGTACGTGGAGTTACCGCTGTTGTGCAAATTAATCTTGTGTTATCGGTGCATCCGCTCTCAACCCAAGTGTCAAATTTAACCAGATGAAAGTTCATGAGTTCAGGTTTAGTGCTGTGCGATATGAGAATGTGTATGTCTTAGGTCTGAGTTACGGTAATGTTGTAATGAGAGTAGAGGACGTTGTTTACATGGGGTGCGAACAGAGCCCAGTCACTACTTGTTACCTGGTCTGTACTGCATGTATTCGTACTTGCTGCAGTGTGTGCTAGTGATACATGTTGCTCATCTGTGAAGAAGTGCAGGCGATTTGAGTTTAGGCAGGGTTGTGGTCAGGGAATTGTGATAAGCGGCGGAACATTCAGTCGCGTGTGGCTGGATGAGATGCTGATCGAAGGCTgcttgaatgaaggaaaataaattgttGCAGGGAAATAATGGTCACTTGGAAACATGAAGCATTGTAATAGAGCTAATTGAATAAAAGTTAAGGAACTGAGGAAAACTCGTATCTGAGCTCTTAATTTAAAAACCGTACTAGATTTTATATTCGCAACCACAACACGTCAAGTTTTATCTTCCCTTGTTCAGAGTTTAATGTAATTTGTTATTCCATCTTATCAACCAGAACAAAGTTAAGTTTTGTGACATAATGTGCAGATCTTTGGAGGCAGTAGCTCGCTTGTTGCTTGTTGCTGCTTATTAGTTGTGGGCGACTCCCGTGGTTGGCTACCCTTTATTGACAAGTATAGGCAGTTAGAGGTTACTTCAATTGAATCTTAGGGCAGCACGGATATGTATAGGCAGTTAGAGGTTATTTCAGTTGAATCTTACGGCAGCATGGATACGTATAGGCTGGTAGAGCTTATTTCAATTGAATCTTAGGGTAGCACCAGTACATAAAGACAGGTAGAGGTTACTTCAATTGAATCTTATGGCAGCACTGATACATATAGACAGAGTTTATTTCAATTGAGTTTTATGGTAGCAGGGATACATATAGGCTGGTAGAGGTTATTTCAGTTGAATGTGAGGGCAGTATGGCAATGTATAGGCAGGTAGATGTTATTTCAATTGAATCTTACAGCAGCATGGATACATAGAGTCAGTTAGAGGTTATTTCAATTGAATCTTATGGCAGCACGAATATGTATAGGCTGGTAGAGAGTATTTTAATTGAATATAAGGATAGCACAGATCTCCAGGTATGCCAATCAGCAAGATTTCAATACTAGACCAAGCTGTACTAGCAATAATGACTGGGTGACAGATTTGGCTGTGGTCCTTCATTCCAAGGCACCTTTGCATCTATGTTCTGGTGCAGTATTttgaaggaagagtaaaggaaacTTTCCACCTGGCAGCCTTTTGTTGTGAGGCTTTCAGACTAAATGTTTCAGACAAGTTTTAAAGTGAATATTAtgagatttatttgtttatttatttatttattattattattattattattattattattattattatttattattattattgttattattattattattattattatttatttatttatttatttatttatttattttttatttttattttattttattttttttgtacttaatgtTCAGTTGAATGTGAGGCATGGATGGTTGCTTTTGTATTGTTACAAAAAATAACTTGATGTAAGTGTCATGTGAATGGTAGCTGTTGCGTGTGACTTACTggtagttcacacacacacacacacacacacacacacacacacacacacacacacacacacacacacacacacacacacacacacacacacacacacattgtgcaCCATTTAGCATGGGAGTTTGCTCATAGACTTAGATTCCTGTAATTATAGTAAATGAAGCTTGTGGTCTTTAATTTAGGTCCTCTGTTTCATTTTACTGttggaaagtctctctctctctctctctctctctctctctctctctctctctctctctctctctctctctctctctctctctctctctctctctctctctctctctctctctctctctctctctctctctctcaataaacaAGGGAAATAATTTCATTGGAATAGTCATCTCCAGGATGTTGTAAACTTCAGTGATAGGGAAATTACACCTTTTCTAGACACtaaaatgttctgtttttcaagaCTGTGCTTATgccatttatatattattagtgATAAATGTTGTTCTATGGTAAGAAGTATGTTTTTGTTGATGGGAGGGTGAGTACTCAAGTGTTTGAGCCATGGAGGATGGTAACCATCTTCATTCCCCTATAGATTTTGGGCACTAGTGGAGACTTGGGGTCCCTGGCTGACTTGGCTGCATTTGGCAGGTGTGAGTTGTCAGACCTGGATGCGGCCCAGCCAGTCGAGGACCCCACATGTCCACTGGTGCCAGATTTTTCATACTTGAAATTATAATATCCTTAAAAGATAATAGGAAAGTACCCAGGCCCTGACCTTGTAGGAGGGGCATATGTTTCTAAGGTTCTTGAACAACCTCATATATGTATAGATAGAGTAAACCCTCAGTATTATGAACACATGGGGTAAGGATAGGTCGCTAAAGTTAGTTCACAAAATGAAACTTGTTCAAAAGCTTTTTGGGGTCGTTATATCCGAAATTCAGTAAATAGAGGTTCATTATATTGGATTTACAGGGAAAGTATTTTCTGAGCAATGAACATCCTATATCAGTGGAGAATGAGAGCtcacttttgttttcttgtatttcagtCGATCATCTTGCCAGAGAAGTTCCAGCACATCCTGCGTTTGATGAACACCAACATTGATGGCAGGCGCAAGGTTATGTTCGCCATGACAGCCATCAAGGGTGTTGGTCGGCGCTACTCCAATATTGTCCTGAAGAAGGCAGACATTGACCAGACCAAGCGTGCTGGAGAGCTcactgaggaggaggtgagagagagaggtgggaggggtTATGTTGGCTGCTTTTTATTGAAGTATAGAATGATAGGACCACATGTCTATATATCTAATAACATAAATTCAAGCTACATCATTAATCTTTTGTTTATTGTCTGACCCTTAAGAAGTATTATCAGGATAGTTTTGTAATGTGATGTCAAACTCAGCATAGTGATATCCTTAAGAAATGGTGATGTCTGGTGATGTCTGTAGCCTGTGTTAATCCCCAAAATCAATATGAAAGTCTTGAATTGAGAAATCTTTAGttttaaagtgaaaaaaatgtacatatttGTGATTGGAAAAACTGGTGCTTGATGAATTGGTGTGATCTCAGATTGCTATTATTTGATGATGCCACAAAGTTATGATAGATTTTGTAAAGACtgagaatttttattttttgggacTGATGGAGCTCCTTGTAAGGTGTGGCCATGGCAGACCCCTTTAGCACTGCCACCATGGGGCACACCAGTCTGTAATGTAACAGACTAACAACTCTGAATAGATATGTGCAGATCAACAATTTGAAATTTCAGTAGAAACAGGTGATGTTGATGGGAATGATGTTCTTGTCAACTGCTGTAAATATTTTGAAAAGTATCTAATTTTGTTGTGCAGATCTCTTTGCTGAACATTGCTGTCTTCTGTCTGGCagtataggcagtgtgtctacTTAAACCTTAAATATATTTTGCATAACTTTTAATTTAAAACATTGGTAGCTTTGGTTGGCATCTTACGTTGTAATGTTAACTGtttatatttaattattatgATGTTTCCTGCTTGGTTTTCAGTTGTGGACACCATCAAGAAAAGAATATAGGATCCTGGTTGTTCATATTTGAATTAATGGGATGctgttcatttttatattcacaGAAATGTTGAATGTTGAAATGCAAGTTCTATATAATAAGATTTTCAATATAGAATATTTGGTGTCCTTCATTTTACTAACATTTCAGCTCACAATTAGGTGAACAAAAGCAGGGTACAATAATGAGAACAAGAAATCCACTTTTTAAAACTGATTTTTTTCACCTTAATTTGGAAAGAGTATATTCTTCCAGTTAGCACATGCAGGTGTCTTTTAAGCACTCTGcagttcttaatttttttttttttttttttttttctctctctctcccaccatgTATTAGACTGTCTTTCATTAGTAGCCTTCATCCCAAACAACAAAGCAGTTCCCTGTTTTGTTGTAGAAGCTGAAGGTAGAGGAAGCAGAAATTTTCCACCCGAGAAGCTCAATGAAATGGGTTTTTCGGACTTAAATTTCTAACAAgataattttattcattttgtgcTTTGTAATTATGTAGTTGAAGCTTTTGGTGTTTATTTGGTTTCCTAACAAATGAACTGTCTCTGTGTCAGGTTGAGAAGATCGTGACAATCATGAGCAACCCCCGCCAGTACAAGATCCCTGACTGGTTCCTCAACAGACAGAAGGACATCAAGGACGGCAAGTACAGCCAGGTAAGGCCATAGGATATCTGCAGTTATTCTGGCATTTCTTAtatgcttatttattttatatattttgtaatttcaATAATTTGGCACATAATCTTATTCCTTGTTAACTTGAGTTGCACAAGGTTCAAATGTGTGCTATAGTAAGTGGTTTTCTCTTGCCCCCTTGTTTGTATGGTCTTGCAAGGGTTTTATAGCCAACCAACATAAACTTTGTGGTGTTTGGGCAGTGGATAGGCTGAAGCTTAGGATTTGTTATTTACCAATGATCTCTTAAGGCTATTTAATTTttagagtataaaaaaaaataaagtatactTCAAGATAGATGTGTAGCTAATCCAAATTTCTGATTtgtttcatcactttctcttcctttttagcTAATTTTTTGTTTCCATGCTAAATTATTTCTAAGATTTTTAGTAATCATAAAGACTTGAGATTCTCCTTTATTGGCTGTAGAAaacatgaagagaaaagattaataaatatGGATGTAATAAAAATCTAGAACACCTGAATGTGATAAATGCTGTGTAGTTGTCATACAGTTGTCCAACATTGCTTTTGATAGGCTCAATGCATTATATCCCCTTGGCTAAGAgtctgacagattaacaatttAATGCTTGGAGTAATTACTATGTCATTGAAAAAAAGATAGTTGgtagtttttatgtaaggaTGATTTTTGCATTTTCAGTGGTGCTAGAAAATTCTGtaaattattttattgaccCTCTGATGCtagatcactttttttttcttcttcttcttcttcttcttcttcttcttcttcttcttcttcaagacCATATTCAATGAAATgttgtttagaaaaaaaaatgtatgactGATCATGATAAATTTGCCTTAGGAATAAATCAAGAGTTACTTCTAGTTTGCTCATTTTGTCTTGCATAATCACTTCTTGCTTCTTTATCAAATATTAGTATTGCTCTTTATGGTGTGATGTAGGTTGAGTATTTAAACTCATCTCTAatattttccaccttcctgttttgtctgtctctacACTCTTTACTCCTCCTGAAATAACAGAACTAGTGAAGGTCTTAATAAATATGGATTGGAAATTAGATTCATTACTTAACATAGTTTAAGCTGAACATTGAATGAGAGTAAGTTCAAGACAAAGAACTTAGTTATGCAAGAAATTTATGTTCTCTAGATATGCAAAACTTCAGATCACGTGTAATCATCATAAGTTTCCAGTAACTGCTGATACTTGAGTGTCTTTTCAGATATTTTGCATGAAATAATTAATGTTTATCCAGAGGGCAGCATGGAATGAATCTTACATATTAGTTCTAAAGTAAATTTTCTCTTGCAGGTGATGTCTAACTACTTGGAGACAAAGCTGCGTGAGGACTTGGAGCGCATGAAGAAGATCCGAGCTCACCGTGGCTTGCGTCATTACTGGGGCCTGCGTGTGAGAGGCCAGCACACCAAGACCACTGGCCGCCGTGGTCGCACTGTGGGTGTGTCCAAGAAGAAGTAAACttatcagtaaataaataattcaacGTCATTTGTCTATTATATTTAGACCTCATGCTTAAAGATAGAAGGAATTAATGGTGAATTGAAATTTTAAGTAATACATGACAATTTATTTTACTGCTATAcatttttcaaacatttctgTGTAATTTGACTTATTATGTCATCAGTAATCTCAAATTATACAAGACCACAAGAGAATCTTCATATACACTGCACTAACACAtatccatatattttttatcttttaaggCTCCTTATTTACTCTGAGTTCCTTGTTGGGTGTACTCCACCTGCCGCAGAATGAGACATTTCCTCGTAACCTTCATCTTGTGCAAATTTTTCACCTTTCATTTTAGGAAGTCTGTGTTTATATTCCCAGAGGACCATATAAGTAATGCCAGAGCTCCACCTTCCTGTGTCGGAAAGGATCTCTCATGCTGTGCTGTATTGGCAAAGCTTCTAAAGCCAGGAGCTTCAATACTTTTTGATTGAAGTCAATGGTACTGCTCTCAGGATTGTACAGTTTGGATTGTTGGACATGTCAGGGCTGTTTTATTCAGCACTCAAAGCTGCCTTTTATGTTGTCCAGCAATTGGGCAACCAAATGATTATACTATTTTAAGGCagtgtatatgtatatttctGTTTTATGTATTGTGtttggttctttcatttctttgatAGGAATTTCTCTAGTTAATTTGTCACATTTTACTTATGTACAAATATTACATTATCTTGTGCAGTGACTGTCATAACAAATGAACTTTATTCAAGATGCATTGCCAGTGCAGTCAAGAGTTGTTTATGGGAAAGGGCTGGCAATAGGCTCACCATTCTAATGAAGGGTAGG from the Scylla paramamosain isolate STU-SP2022 chromosome 17, ASM3559412v1, whole genome shotgun sequence genome contains:
- the LOC135108460 gene encoding small ribosomal subunit protein uS13, coding for MSIILPEKFQHILRLMNTNIDGRRKVMFAMTAIKGVGRRYSNIVLKKADIDQTKRAGELTEEEVEKIVTIMSNPRQYKIPDWFLNRQKDIKDGKYSQVMSNYLETKLREDLERMKKIRAHRGLRHYWGLRVRGQHTKTTGRRGRTVGVSKKK